Part of the Palaemon carinicauda isolate YSFRI2023 chromosome 8, ASM3689809v2, whole genome shotgun sequence genome is shown below.
TATTCAGCCTAATTCAGGTCACAGAATCTGCTTGCCAAATGCTGAGGAATTAATCCATATTAATGACATTACCTAGAGAAAtactgttgaatcctttttaattaccGTTCCCAAAGTCACAATTTAAATCTGAGCCATGGTCTGTTTCCAAGAATTAAGTGCTATCCCCCTTTTTTTAAGTCTAACTTATCTGGAATCATCAGGAAACTGACCTTTCAGAGATACACTTTCCTGAATAAATACAATATCCTTATATTTCATTCTCTTTGTGTGATGATGTCATTTACAAAACAAAAGTACTAACTACAATCAAgacttttcccttttcctttcatgACTATAGTATACAGTAAtgcatattttatattcatcacatgtcaACTGTCAtggttatgtatgtttatatatactgtatatccatctatctttctatctacagtatctatcttttcatattcaagtaagcaatatattatactcctcctaatatctggattctctctacacctcaggatcagagaccgaagggggaaccaactcaaagataatagcttttggccggccaaggaatcgaacccgggtccgagaaactgaggtgacagtgacataccacctAGTCACCTcagtaacaaggagaaagccatggatattaaatgatacgtgggatactataaaaaggggacAAAGGCAGTTAACGATCCGAGTATTAAGTACTTTGGGTCATATGGCCTACTGAAATAAGCTTAAATTAATAAGCTATCATGACTTTCTAGATACTGTACATTTTCATTTACTTTTGGGAAGAATATTCaattataaaatacaaaacaataatgaaaaaaaaatttaccccACATATATTCAAACGGAAAAGGCCTCAAGAAATAGAGATCATATTATTTACCTGATTTAGAACTTGCATTAAACGCTGGATTTCTGCATGGTACGAGACACTTTCTTGGTGCTTCTGTGTGATAGTTGCAATCATTTGATCCCTTTCTGCCTGGAAACTAGTGTATTGTTGAACTGCTGCATCTCTGGCTGATATGGCCTCCTTAATTTCATCAAGCAATTTACCTTTCTCTTCCTGAAGACTTCTATTTTCTTGATGAATCCTGTCATTTTCACTCTTAAGTAATTTTTCCTGTTGTACAAATATCTCTTTTTCTGAAGTAAATGCAGCTGCTGTTGTATTATCTTCTTTTTGACACTCGGAAAGTTGACcctgtaattttaaaataatattttccttcTCCTGTATCTCACACTCATGCTTCTTTTTTAATTCTAATACCTGTTCCTCTATTTCTCGATTCATCTTAGTGAGTTCAGCAATTTGGTTCTCATAATTTTTCAATGAAAGTTCTCTTTCTTGTTGGAAATTCATCTCTGACTCTTTGCTCTTTTCAAGTGACTCCGACAACCGAGAAATCTCTTTTTTCATGATATCCATCTCGCTAGCACTTTGGACTAGATTTGACAAAGCTACATCTCTTTCTGCTGCCAATTCCTTTAATTCTTTTTGTAAAGTAGAAAATTCTCTTTCCTTTATATCAGTCTCTACTGAAGTGAGTTCTTCCACTTTCTCTCGAAGCTGAAAAACTTCCATCTCActtttttctaatttctcttttAGTATATTTGCCTCCTGTTCTCTCTCTTCTCTGAGAGAACATTCAGACTCAAGTAAGGAATCATTTCTGTTGATTTGATCTCTCTCAATTTGCAAGGCTTTTTCTAGTTCCTCAATTTTCAATTTCTGTTCACTGCATTGATCTTGTAAAGCCTTGTGAGAACTTCGAATGTGAGCATGAACTTTGTCAGCATTGAAACTATCACAATGAAACATTTTCCCTAATTCTTCTAAAACTTGTGTTAATTCATCAATCTTATCTTCTTTGAATATTAGTTGTGATCGAATACTATTCAGTTCATCTACAAGTTTTGTTTCCTTAGCTTGAAAACGTGACAGAACGTCAGGATGGGAGTTATTTTCTGAAAACCTTTCTCGCAATTGGGTCCTAAGACCTTCTAATTCTGCCTCTAAAACTCTTATAGTGGCTTCTCTATTCTCTTGAATTTCATATTGAGCTAAGAGCTGATTGCCAATTGATTCTCTTTCATGTTTATTAAGAGTCATTTCTGCTTGCAGTCTAGAAATATGAAGTTCCAAATTAGTTACCAGCTCTTCCAGAGAATCCCTCTCATCTTTGAGTGTGACAGTTTCTAGATCAACCTGCTGCGTTAATGAAGATATGCGCATCTCCAATACATTTTTTTCTGCTCGCAATGACGCAGCTTCAGTTTCAAGATTTACCAAATTACCAGTTCTACCTTCCGATTCCCTAAGTTGTCCCTGTAAAGTTTCTCTTTCAGATCGCATATTTGCAACCTCGGTCTCAAGATTTCTACGAGCTTCTGATAAGGCTTCAACTTGTGCCTGTAAAGCCTCTATCTGACTGGCACTTTCTTGCTGTAGAGATTCTCTATTAACTTTCACTTGCTCTTTTCCTTCAGCCAGTGCAATTACAGAAACTTCTCCATCACCTTCAGCACATCCTTCCGATTCTTCTTCTATGGTTGGCAGTCCACGACTACTACCTTCCGGCTGAGGCCTCACTCCTTTTTGTATTTCTTCTAACTGATCACGAAGATCTTCACATTCTCGCTCTAAGTCAATctgaaaaaataaaagatacaatGAAACTTctacttttataataaaaaaaaaaagttattggaaCCAACACTTTGTTCACACTGCTCAACAAAATAACATACCCTTGTTGTTTCTGCTTCTTGTAATTGCTCCTTTTTCTCCCTAAGTTCTTGTGCTAAAGATGAAACATGACGTTCGAGTGTGTCCCGTTGCCACACACTATCTTTAACAATTTCTGCAATCTTGTGGATATCTGTTCCAAAGTTATTagtgacctgaaaaaaaaatttgatcaaAACTATTTCTCAAATTACACACTTTCTAGACTGACTAGGCTTATAACACAATTCCCAAACTTGCAAatctaaaatgtaaaaaatttcaaaagaatattaaagaagtatatttgttttgtattttacatgttttattaataaataagTAGTTTCCTTACCTCAACATTACTGGATGTTAAAATCTTTTTCAACTGTTCATGgtcttcctttttatattttcgaTGTTTGGAAATTTCCGCTTCCATGTGTTTTGACTTCGTTTGCAATTCTGCTATCGTTTCATTTGATATTTCTAGTTCTTGAACTTTAGCCTGTAACTCTGATTCCATTATTTCTGCCCGTGACTTTGCGTCTTGCATTTCCATATTCACAGTCCTAAAAGTTTCCTCAAGTGATTTCTTTTCATCTTCAACTGCTGACAATTTTGCTTCTAGAGTTTTTAGCTGCTGTTGACCTTCAATCAATTTCTCTACAGTTGATTTTCTCTCATTATCCTTTGCtactaattttgatatttcttctgTTAAGTTATTAACCTTAGCATTTAAGGAAGTAATTTCCATTTCAGCATTTAGTCTCTTTTCCTCACTTGCACTCAGTAATTCTTTGAAGGTTGACTCTGATACATTTTGATCTTTCCTCTCCACAACATTTTCCTCCAAGGACGAATCAAGTTGAGTAATCGAATTCTGCAACTCTGAACACGGCTTCTCGACCTTCCCAAGTTCCAGGGTTTGCTGTAGCGATTCCCTAGAAGCACATGAGCTTCTCTCTTCTCTTACTTTCTTCTTGAGCATTTCATTCTCATCAGATAACTGGTCTCTATTCAAAGACAACTGTTGTAACTTGTCTTTAAGAATAGTTAACTGTGAATTGAGTTCATTCTTATCACTTGTGGCAGTTTCAAGTTGCGCTTTCACAGAACTGAGAGAATTGTTATTCTCTTTAAAGCTATTCAATTCAGACTTCAACATCTCCAGCTGTGTCTCTGCTGTAAGATTTTGATTTTGAATCTGTCCCAACTGCTCTGCCAGAGAATCATGTGCTGCCTTACTAGTTTTTAATTCTTCTTGAAGACTTTCCTTCTGTTTTAGAAGTAGTTCTGCAAAATTAATAGTTTTATGAATAAACAATTCAAACCAATGTTTAATGCAATAAAATCATCTTCTACCTCAAGCAGCAAAAAGATTAAAATTACCTCTACAATTTTACAGTATATaatagctagagagttattgactgTTCAAGCTGTCAGAATAGGGAACGGTTAAGAATAGAAACCTACGGATTGCTGCCTCATGCTGGCCATCAATGTCCTCCAAACTTTTCAAATATTGTTCATTCTCTTCCTTTAATGTGGAACACTCGCTTGTGAGAGAATCCAACTTACTTTGAAGATGATTAGCTTCCTCATCctgtaaatatatacaattttgtttaatttatttggAATAGGGAAAATAGAAGACATTGTTATttctcacaaaaaataaaaattcttatgcaTATTTTTGTATGTTCGGTGATGGCAAAAAGGGCAGATAACCCATTAACTTCATTAAtccaaaaattgcaaaaaaaaaaaaagtaataaaagaggTGGAGGACAAAATCCAAGTCtgacatgaaaatatatacaattcaaaGGTAGAAAATAACAGCAGTAATTTATAGCAAAGATGACAATCTCTCCAAACTGAATCTTACTTTTGCTTTGAGCTGTTGCACCTGCCTCTGGAGGATTTCTATCCGGCTTTTAAGTTGTTCTTTCTCCATTTCCATCTGGCTTCTTTCCTGTGGGTCAATAGAAAATTATCAATACAGATAATTCTTAAAAAACTTGGAACATTACTTAGAAATTAAGCAAATCCTATGACAAACATCTAAtggtacagtatacacacacacattagtgaaggcgatctgtcaaaaatgacggctaaatatctagatagatatgcacacacatgcaagtCCCTCTCACCGGGGAATGACTACTCAGATCCCCCCTAACTGAGGAACTGgaagatacttgctctttattatataggggagatggcaacattgttcagttagttctttctaCATGTTTAGGTTGTCCAAGCCCTTCTCCATCCAGCTAAAACCCAGGAAGagcaggcattggctgctgatgacttacccaGTAGACCTTTAAAGGTCCCCAAACGCTCCATCCCTTGctaacaaggatggttaggttttcagacactaatagaaactatcaagcttgaatgTGTCTTGAAGCCCCGTCCAAAAGATTGCCAGGTAGGCACGTTTCCAACAGGATTTCTAcataatgcagttaattctaatagttttgccttctccatcaaaagccACAACACTAAACAGTaagcattctaaaagttttattcccgctgtgatcagattgtagaatgatcttcctcttctaacttgttgcaaatgcttttatgttgaaatgGCTGACattagtctcatttcatagtttatatcatcattatcagctgttgctagtacatagcaggacaaaggcctcagatatgtccttccacacagatctgtctatggtctttctgtgacagtctGTACCTGCATATTTtcatagctcatcaatccatcgtcttctcttccttctcttgcttcatTTCTATTCTCtatagacccattctgttattcttcttgtccatctatcacctgtccttccactcgcatctgtttatggtctttctatgccagtctagtgATGCAAATATGACATTAattctaatgatgttactgatcttaaaatatttaatatttgttctattacttctcatacatattatatttataaattctttattttctttccacactgtGCTGTTTTCACTTtgggagcccttggggttgtagcattctacttttccaactagggctgtattttggctagtaataatatcaatgaagataaatatatttacaaactacaTAAAAGAAAAtgtctagtaataacaataaataaaattgcTGAATGGGTGatagatatataattacatttaaaattttccACTCTTTAAACGTCTATCTACCCACTTATCAatctacaacacacacacacacgcacgcacacacatatatacatacatatatatatatatatatatatatatatatatatatatatatatatatatatatatatatgtgtgtgtgtgtgtgtgtttgaagtgcatgtgcgtgtatgtacGTAGAAACCGAAAATAGAGGAAACATAAAAGAAGAAATCTGTACATTTAATGCACAATGACAATAGTAGGctacatatcatcattattattattatcatcatcattacaggcTAACCTATAAAAGGAGGCCTGGGATTGGTAACGATTATTAGTTTTAATACATCATATGAAACCTAACAACCACACACACCCATTAAAGGGCCAAACTTTAACATAAATATAGCCTAGTTGACAATGAAACAAAGTTAACGCGGGTACCACTGATGGGCCAAATATCGACAAATGGCGCATAGCTAAATATAAATATTACGCCTTGTCCAGGTACGTGAGCAAACGGTGTGTTTATGTTACACAGATGtaatcaataaataaaacaaaactaacATAAACCTCTATTACCATTTCAGGTAAAATGTTACATAATCTATACGtgcgcacacactatatatatatatatgtatatatatatatatatatatatatatatatatatatattatatatatatatatatatatatatatatatatatatatataatcaagatggCTTCGAGAAACTTTTCATGTCACGGTTAtaatttgttaataaaagaaacgtagatCTGACGAgactgaaacaaaataaaaagcaaGATATTTTATCAATAGATTGAATGCACTTGTAAAAAAAAGTAAATGCtaacaaaaaaaaatgaagtaaaaaaaaggtaaatgctaacaaaaaaagaaaaagaaaaaaagaacccaAGGTAGAATAGGAGTATTCATATAGACAACGGGAGCGAAAATAGATACAACGTTATGTAAAAAGTTACATAATACCTGCATGTTGAAATACATGGCACACAAAGGCAAGGGTTATAACTAAAGGAATGAGAATACAGAAtgcaatatattgataaaaatatgacAAGAAGGAAAGGAAAAGTATCGAAACAAAGTTGGAAAGCATCATACTGAGAGAGGGAGCCTTTTGAGCCCTTTCAAGATGGTCACGGATGTCACGGGGACTGCTCACTCCAGTCACATGCATGAATGCAGGGAGCAAGTATGGGCACTGCGCATGCGTCAATATCCGAACGAAATTGAAGAATTGTGTAACATATACTGAAGTAGCAACTGCAGAGGAGGTATGATCGATAGATTTCCCCTTTGCATAGAAACGAGGAACCATCTACCTATTCGGTTTAGGCCTTATTGGGTACCAATACATTATGAAGGGGAGGTAGAAAAGAAAATGAACACACGAAGGGAGCAAGAGATTATCAAAGAAGGCGAGTTCTTTTGCGCTTCTCCAATTGTTCTGGTTAGGAAGAATATTACGTGTAGAATAATGAAAGCTGAAAGCCATTTCAAAAGATAATACTTTTACTTTGCCCTTTATCAGAATTGTTAAGGTGCGAGAGTAAAATTCTTCCCATTAAAGATTTAGTCTTAGATATCACCAAATTTCCATAGAAAagaaaggtaaggaaatgatggctTCCATAGCTAATGATCATATTTTCAAATGGATACCACACTTTTGATTAAGGAATGTCCCTAGCCACTTTTCAGGGCTTACATTGTGTGTTAAATCCCCTAATTGGGCATAATGTACTTGGGCGGTACTGAGTAAGAAAGTTTGGTTAAAGAATGAATAGGAGAACAAAGGATTAACCTAGTCAATAACAGTTACTACCTCCTGTCTACAACAGAAGCATTCCGTTAATAATCAGATGTTTATTTTTACATTGCTGTTTATCATATACAAAGtagttttgaagtattttttttcatagttgATTGCTGATCGTTTTGCGAAATCAACGTTATATTTAAATAGTATATGACGGAATTACACTTAATATTTTGAAAGCATTCGATATGATGTTAAGAGTGCTTTTTCTTCCTTTAAAACtacgttttattttatttgtttatgattGTGTATACTTTGATTAAAAGCAGCATTGCCAACCGGGTATTTTTTGTTAAGTATATCCCTACAGTTTGACAAAGAGTCAACGGAGGCAAATCAACATTTCAGCGAGGAAATAtgagaatgaaaattaaataatttttcgaGTTGAATATTCATAATTCTATAGATATTGTTTATAATATCATGTAAATATTGAAATTTCACTAAGGTAACCAACGGCTTGAAAGTAAATCTAAAGAAACACCCATTTTCTCAAGACAGTAGTAGTTCCTTGGACATCTGTTGACCCGCAGGGGTATTAAAAGAAGTACTGATAAGGTTTCAGCTATAGAGGGGTAACCGAGGCAAGGCATTGCAAAAAAAGTGGAGACAGTTTCCTGTGGCTCATGGGATATTGCAGTATTTAAAGCGAATTTAGTGGTGGGGGTAACAGTGAAACCTTTGACGCTTTGAAAAATCAGAACGAGTTTATTTGGGGAGTCAAGAAAAACTTCAACCTGTTACAAACTGCTTCAACAAGAAGGGAGCAGCACACTCCACAAATCGCAAAATTGTGAGATAGAGAAAGGTCCACTTGTATAACATCACCAGtactaaaaataaacagaaaacttTAACGTTAAGCTCGATGGATTGAAAGGCGGTTAGTTTAATATAATTAGGTTCCAGCACAAAGCAATTAAAGTAATTGATGTACTCTACAGGCGCTCTGTCATGGGTCACAACGAGGACCGAAGTTGAGAAACAACGATGCATCAGGACAGTAAAGTTACTAATCTTATTAAAGGATCAATCAAAACAATGATTGTATTATCCAGAAAagctccacaaacacacacacacacacacacactatatatatatatatatatatatatatatatatatatatatatatatatatatatatatatatatatatatacacatatacatatatatataatgaaacatt
Proteins encoded:
- the LOC137645718 gene encoding thyroid receptor-interacting protein 11-like isoform X2, with the translated sequence MSWLGVNLNESLSSLKGQLSNLTKEVLSEDFGEEDDDSQVVVPKDRIKELESLCQLQKHELEECKRARAEIEERLHAADIHAAHQNKLLRQQLQEYENELRSLKEKSSEWGWEATDISNHTSNHKRSQNHDWVDGPQALNSHSLHDSLPNALEVQNQQLSRRVEDLERELGSQRDNHQEQVALLQDQHRQQLLALRGQQSLKDGPKSADSSSALQESDDGLAERATYGKDAAAWEMERSQMEMEKEQLKSRIEILQRQVQQLKAKDEEANHLQSKLDSLTSECSTLKEENEQYLKSLEDIDGQHEAAIQLLLKQKESLQEELKTSKAAHDSLAEQLGQIQNQNLTAETQLEMLKSELNSFKENNNSLSSVKAQLETATSDKNELNSQLTILKDKLQQLSLNRDQLSDENEMLKKKVREERSSCASRESLQQTLELGKVEKPCSELQNSITQLDSSLEENVVERKDQNVSESTFKELLSASEEKRLNAEMEITSLNAKVNNLTEEISKLVAKDNERKSTVEKLIEGQQQLKTLEAKLSAVEDEKKSLEETFRTVNMEMQDAKSRAEIMESELQAKVQELEISNETIAELQTKSKHMEAEISKHRKYKKEDHEQLKKILTSSNVEVTNNFGTDIHKIAEIVKDSVWQRDTLERHVSSLAQELREKKEQLQEAETTRIDLERECEDLRDQLEEIQKGVRPQPEGSSRGLPTIEEESEGCAEGDGEVSVIALAEGKEQVKVNRESLQQESASQIEALQAQVEALSEARRNLETEVANMRSERETLQGQLRESEGRTGNLVNLETEAASLRAEKNVLEMRISSLTQQVDLETVTLKDERDSLEELVTNLELHISRLQAEMTLNKHERESIGNQLLAQYEIQENREATIRVLEAELEGLRTQLRERFSENNSHPDVLSRFQAKETKLVDELNSIRSQLIFKEDKIDELTQVLEELGKMFHCDSFNADKVHAHIRSSHKALQDQCSEQKLKIEELEKALQIERDQINRNDSLLESECSLREEREQEANILKEKLEKSEMEVFQLREKVEELTSVETDIKEREFSTLQKELKELAAERDVALSNLVQSASEMDIMKKEISRLSESLEKSKESEMNFQQERELSLKNYENQIAELTKMNREIEEQVLELKKKHECEIQEKENIILKLQGQLSECQKEDNTTAAAFTSEKEIFVQQEKLLKSENDRIHQENRSLQEEKGKLLDEIKEAISARDAAVQQYTSFQAERDQMIATITQKHQESVSYHAEIQRLMQVLNQTVQSSTEEKNALTSQLTEAKSSLSQSQIQVANLREELEGLKKIKEDLQKNVAEDIVKKTEISGLRKEMETLQVKFAGLEQERDQLRIANAHFNTQYQDQSKELSNLREKEGRLSAECERLRQHLVTVEESYTVEAIKAEERENTLRSTLSKMEEKLNNHSTFYNSASQRASVQVESLQEQLRELAAKRDDAILRLHTAEEAAEQHQHALTTLQQVLQDFQKGQAREIAEATERTRRQLEEEQDKSRSLLSQVDNLKAQLVEVQSALAAASRLGEQLDKKEQMIVALKAQGTQAIADNLQARYRNLSNISRGSSKEGT
- the LOC137645718 gene encoding thyroid receptor-interacting protein 11-like isoform X1 translates to MSWLGVNLNESLSSLKGQLSNLTKEVLSEDFGEEDDDSQVVVPKDRIKELESLCQLQKHELEECKRARAEIEERLHAADIHAAHQNKLLRQQLQEYENELRSLKEKSSEWGWEATDISNHTSNHKRSQNHDWVDGPQALNSHSLHDSLPNALEVQNQQLSRRVEDLERELGSQRDNHQEQVALLQDQHRQQLLALRGQQSLKDGPKSADSSSALQESDDGLAERATYGKDAAAWEMERSQMEMEKEQLKSRIEILQRQVQQLKAKDEEANHLQSKLDSLTSECSTLKEENEQYLKSLEDIDGQHEAAIQLLLKQKESLQEELKTSKAAHDSLAEQLGQIQNQNLTAETQLEMLKSELNSFKENNNSLSSVKAQLETATSDKNELNSQLTILKDKLQQLSLNRDQLSDENEMLKKKVREERSSCASRESLQQTLELGKVEKPCSELQNSITQLDSSLEENVVERKDQNVSESTFKELLSASEEKRLNAEMEITSLNAKVNNLTEEISKLVAKDNERKSTVEKLIEGQQQLKTLEAKLSAVEDEKKSLEETFRTVNMEMQDAKSRAEIMESELQAKVQELEISNETIAELQTKSKHMEAEISKHRKYKKEDHEQLKKILTSSNVEVTNNFGTDIHKIAEIVKDSVWQRDTLERHVSSLAQELREKKEQLQEAETTRIDLERECEDLRDQLEEIQKGVRPQPEGSSRGLPTIEEESEGCAEGDGEVSVIALAEGKEQVKVNRESLQQESASQIEALQAQVEALSEARRNLETEVANMRSERETLQGQLRESEGRTGNLVNLETEAASLRAEKNVLEMRISSLTQQVDLETVTLKDERDSLEELVTNLELHISRLQAEMTLNKHERESIGNQLLAQYEIQENREATIRVLEAELEGLRTQLRERFSENNSHPDVLSRFQAKETKLVDELNSIRSQLIFKEDKIDELTQVLEELGKMFHCDSFNADKVHAHIRSSHKALQDQCSEQKLKIEELEKALQIERDQINRNDSLLESECSLREEREQEANILKEKLEKSEMEVFQLREKVEELTSVETDIKEREFSTLQKELKELAAERDVALSNLVQSASEMDIMKKEISRLSESLEKSKESEMNFQQERELSLKNYENQIAELTKMNREIEEQVLELKKKHECEIQEKENIILKLQGQLSECQKEDNTTAAAFTSEKEIFVQQEKLLKSENDRIHQENRSLQEEKGKLLDEIKEAISARDAAVQQYTSFQAERDQMIATITQKHQESVSYHAEIQRLMQVLNQTVQSSTEEKNALTSQLTEAKSSLSQSQIQVANLREELEGLKKIKEDLQKNVAEDIVKKTEISGLRKEMETLQVKFAGLEQERDQLRIANAHFNTQYQDQSKELSNLREKEGRLSAECERLRQHLVTVEESYTVEAIKAEERENTLRSTLSKMEEKLNNHSTFYNSASQRASVQVESLQEQLRELAAKRDDAILRLHTAEEAAEQHQHALTTLQQVLQDFQKGQAREIAEATERTRRQLEEEQDKSRSLLSQVDNLKAQLVEVQSALAAASRLGEQLDKKEQMIVALKAQVTSQEEVARKAREEVICLKTSSEGKIEKNLLRNLLVGYFATPIDKRQEVLRVIAEVLDFSGEERARTGIDMQGRSWLSSIANFLAPPASNVHVTSKVDVLDHTSLSQAFIRFLEDESTPRPQPRLPAVQMAQKTEEKAEKKAQAKAQTSVKVNPFVSTGEAVFTKTNTESRNSPLLAVASAPPTLPTFTPHIPSSSPSLVEVNSALPTLIPSASGITTPVSNNKYLTNLLGSEGSAVEDGK
- the LOC137645718 gene encoding thyroid receptor-interacting protein 11-like isoform X3, which gives rise to MERSQMEMEKEQLKSRIEILQRQVQQLKAKDEEANHLQSKLDSLTSECSTLKEENEQYLKSLEDIDGQHEAAIQLLLKQKESLQEELKTSKAAHDSLAEQLGQIQNQNLTAETQLEMLKSELNSFKENNNSLSSVKAQLETATSDKNELNSQLTILKDKLQQLSLNRDQLSDENEMLKKKVREERSSCASRESLQQTLELGKVEKPCSELQNSITQLDSSLEENVVERKDQNVSESTFKELLSASEEKRLNAEMEITSLNAKVNNLTEEISKLVAKDNERKSTVEKLIEGQQQLKTLEAKLSAVEDEKKSLEETFRTVNMEMQDAKSRAEIMESELQAKVQELEISNETIAELQTKSKHMEAEISKHRKYKKEDHEQLKKILTSSNVEVTNNFGTDIHKIAEIVKDSVWQRDTLERHVSSLAQELREKKEQLQEAETTRIDLERECEDLRDQLEEIQKGVRPQPEGSSRGLPTIEEESEGCAEGDGEVSVIALAEGKEQVKVNRESLQQESASQIEALQAQVEALSEARRNLETEVANMRSERETLQGQLRESEGRTGNLVNLETEAASLRAEKNVLEMRISSLTQQVDLETVTLKDERDSLEELVTNLELHISRLQAEMTLNKHERESIGNQLLAQYEIQENREATIRVLEAELEGLRTQLRERFSENNSHPDVLSRFQAKETKLVDELNSIRSQLIFKEDKIDELTQVLEELGKMFHCDSFNADKVHAHIRSSHKALQDQCSEQKLKIEELEKALQIERDQINRNDSLLESECSLREEREQEANILKEKLEKSEMEVFQLREKVEELTSVETDIKEREFSTLQKELKELAAERDVALSNLVQSASEMDIMKKEISRLSESLEKSKESEMNFQQERELSLKNYENQIAELTKMNREIEEQVLELKKKHECEIQEKENIILKLQGQLSECQKEDNTTAAAFTSEKEIFVQQEKLLKSENDRIHQENRSLQEEKGKLLDEIKEAISARDAAVQQYTSFQAERDQMIATITQKHQESVSYHAEIQRLMQVLNQTVQSSTEEKNALTSQLTEAKSSLSQSQIQVANLREELEGLKKIKEDLQKNVAEDIVKKTEISGLRKEMETLQVKFAGLEQERDQLRIANAHFNTQYQDQSKELSNLREKEGRLSAECERLRQHLVTVEESYTVEAIKAEERENTLRSTLSKMEEKLNNHSTFYNSASQRASVQVESLQEQLRELAAKRDDAILRLHTAEEAAEQHQHALTTLQQVLQDFQKGQAREIAEATERTRRQLEEEQDKSRSLLSQVDNLKAQLVEVQSALAAASRLGEQLDKKEQMIVALKAQVTSQEEVARKAREEVICLKTSSEGKIEKNLLRNLLVGYFATPIDKRQEVLRVIAEVLDFSGEERARTGIDMQGRSWLSSIANFLAPPASNVHVTSKVDVLDHTSLSQAFIRFLEDESTPRPQPRLPAVQMAQKTEEKAEKKAQAKAQTSVKVNPFVSTGEAVFTKTNTESRNSPLLAVASAPPTLPTFTPHIPSSSPSLVEVNSALPTLIPSASGITTPVSNNKYLTNLLGSEGSAVEDGK